Below is a window of Electrophorus electricus isolate fEleEle1 chromosome 12, fEleEle1.pri, whole genome shotgun sequence DNA.
TCAGTTCCTGAGAACGTTTGACCAGAGACCgaacacacaaacctctcacatacacctacacagtCAAATTAGCCAAAGTAATATAAAGTAACAGTGTTCATCTACTACATCACCACGCTGCTGACCTAGACAGCTCATCCTTGAGCAGAACAATAGCAGCACTGTAGTAAGAACACCGCCCTTACAACACTTTCTTCCCCGTTTCATAAATTAGACAAAGTCAAACTAAATACAGGAGAATACAGGACCTTGGCACATGGGAGTAAGTGGATACACGAACCTTTTTTTGTATACCGTAGCCAAGGTATTGGGTGGCCTAGACGGTGAATAGGTGATGCTGTCAGCAGTGTGGTCAAGAGGAAGCACAGACTTCCTCCAAGCTTTTCCCTTCCTCCAAGAATCTTCCCTTCATTAAAGAAAGCAATAGCTTATTTGCAGATTAGTCAACAAGCATCAGAGGAAGACAAATACACGCACAAGTCTTAACATAGACCATGTACGTGGAGCCTCGCGCATAACGGACATGGTCATCACTGAGGGGATTGTTTTGACCATGACAGCTACCCCCCGactgcatgtgtacacacagagagctgcaAGCTTGAAGGGTTCAGTTCTGCTCGTTGAGAAGCAAGCATACAACACATGGTGGGGTTATTACATTAAAGGATCAAATATCAGCgcattgtaaatattttcagagagaaatagagggcGAGTTTTTAATTCATATTGTAACTGGGAAAGTCCCACTTTGTAAGCTATGCAGGGTACATTCCAGGTAAATTGACCCATTCTAGGGCATCCTTTGCTCATCCTAGCGCAAACTACGTAGTCGAAACATTTCCACATGTCCCAGAAACGATTCAAGTAAGCCTAATAGATGGCCATCTGAGAGTCTCTTCTAACTTGATAAGCAAAAATGAATGTCTTCCAAATTGCATCTTCTTTAAAAGGGATTTAGGTTGAGTTcaattttgtttgatttcagtATCAAATACAATGGAAGAAATCCATTGGTTTTTCCTAACATACTTTGTTACCAAATAAACACTCATTGTATAGCTGTGGCTATGGCTCTCAAGATTAGACCTGCCAGGTCTGACAAATGCCAAGTGAGGTTGTGATTCAACCCAGCTGCACTTAAACATGATTTCATTTAATGCTTGTGATGCTCAAATATTGATGCATTACTTCTTGGCTTTGCCTGGTTCTCTCACTTATACTGCCTCTCATTCTGTTGATGTTCTCTTCTGGGGAATCTGTGGCTAGATTCAAATTGCCCAGACAGCTGGCAGAAATCTGCAAGAAACATGTCAGAGATGTAACAGCAAAGTAAATTACACACtgtaataaaactttaaaaaaaaaaatcttatcaCTAGTTTTGCTCATCTAATACTTTACAAGTAGAAGAGAGCCTAATGTCTTAATTGGCTACCTAAAGTGAGCTTTGTTGAATCATTCTTTTCAAGACTAAACATTGGGTTACCATAGTAACAGCATACATTCATGACCATAATGAAACATCTCATGTTCCATATCAAAATGACCTGGGAAGGATAACATGACTTTTTTCTGTTGATGGACTGAACAGTGTGCACCCAGTCACAGATGTGGGGCAATTTTGCTTTCATCACATATGGAAGCTCTTAATTTCACCAAGTTCCTCCTTAAAATCAGCCAGATGTTCCATCCTCCTGCATCTGATTTTTGAGTAAAGAACACACGTGCGTTGTTGAAATTACTTTGTTCAGTGTACTATATAATCTATAGCTCCATCCATGTCAATTTATGataattatttccttttttaatgtaaaaaaatttttttttaaatcttggtTTAGACTGGATTCACACAATTTCTACTGAAGTCTACACTGTGCTCATATACTGTTGGTGTGTCTGCAAAGTACAATATTTGTCTTTAGAGCTCTGAATTACACCACAAGAGGATGTTCAGTGTTCCTGGCCTTCCTGAGTATGCAAAAATACCCTAAGCCATAAAATACCATGGTCTGGGAGTACAAGAATCAAAAGATCCAGTAAATTTGTCCTGTAGCACCCCTTAGTGGTGAAAACACTTAAACTGCTTTATTTACTTAAACTGGGCTTTTGCAAATCTGTTAAGAGTATGGAAGTGTGTTGCTGATCCTAGATGAATCCGGTCTCAGAACCATGAAACGGTATGTAAAGCCTTCCAGTGAAAATGGTGCGTTTGTGGGCATGAAAATACAGACCAACAGAGAAACCTTACAATTGGCCAAGTGAAGGGCACCAAAGAACAAcacaatgtttaatgtttaattggCTTTGcataaaatgaaatacagatCATTTAACTGAATATCTAAAATGCTCATATTTCCATAACAGTGACACTTGCTTAGTGAACTCAAACGCTTGCAAAACCCTCATATTTTACTAAGCCCAATATTCTGATttgataaatgaattaaatcttTAATCCTTTATTCTCGTATATAAAAAACAGCCAGAATAAACATACACCTTTAATTCCAGAGTGCTTGAGACACGTTTGCATGAAGGCTTCTCACCTGccactgacaaaataaaagtttaataaaACTACTCCATGAACCTATTCAGAAAACTGAAAACGCTGTGGCTTGGTATTCATTAGCATCAATGCTGTATGCAGAGTTTATTTGAGCTGACTCAGAGCAGTGAGCGGGTCCAGCCCTAGGTACAGCCGACTCAGATAGCAGAGCACGCCCACTGCTGCCACAATAATCAGCACCCACTGCACCTTGGCAGTGAAATACAGAGGTGCCAgtctgagagagggggagagagggagagagagagatattaatttaattttgcacATGTACATAAAATTTGTACACAGTGGACTAATCTCCCTTACCTTCCTGTTGCAGACTGTGCATATCCATGGAAGTACCGATATCGTCCAAAGAGATATAGGAGGCCCAAGAAAGCAGACAGCACTTGAAAGAAGCAGTTAATTCATCGTTAGAAGGGAAGCTAAAAATAACTGACAGGGAACACTACATCCTTGGAGAACTCCTTCCCAATTTATTACATCATAGATGCTAATTTCAATGCCTTTGACAATTACAATTTGTTTGAGCATCTATATTAGTGATAGCTATCAAAATGAGCTTTCCTGTTTATGAAAAATAGCTCCCTATATCAGCGATCATCTAAACCATCTCAACATAGGTTCAGTGTTGCAGACATGCAACCTCAATTCATCCAAAGATCAGCATTGCTGCAACAAAATCTTTTCCATTGTGCAGTTTTGAAAGCTCATCAGCAACAAAAGATGCAACTTTATGATTCAGAACACGAAACATTTACCATATAAACCAAGATTACGATACCATCTGTTGTGTGCAGCTCATCAGCGATGAGTCATTCGATAAGTAAGTGCAAGATAAATTCACATGTTTAGTGAGCTAGTAATGGTTGTACTATTTTGCATTGCACACAGGCAAGGTTTTGTTGGTATGGAAATATAtgatttttcttgttttttcttaCAGACGTTTTGGTTGCTTACCTTGGCCGAAGAAAAGTGCAGCCAACCAAAGTGAAATGATAAACAAGGGGAAGTATTCTGAACAGTTCGCTCtaacagatgaaaaacacaaaatatataatgtgcAAGTAACATAGAAAAATGCATCTCCCATTACTTGGTTTCTAAGAATGACCCGGTACAATCCACAAATCTGTTTTCAAATTAACATGCAAAAATCTCACAGACATCTATATACTATATGCATAGACTTCTGGATTCAACTGTTCATGGAAAACAACTCACTGTGCTCTGAAAATCCTCTCAAACTCTGGGTGTCCCGTGGTGGccggaggagagatggagaacttGCGGCGAGCATAGATAACCTGCAGAGAGAAGTATGCTGACAGAGACGGACAGGCAGGACTAAGTTTCTTCTCGAGGACCAaagcagagagaaatgcattGAGAGAAATGAATTCTTAGGACTGAACTGAAAATGCAATTGCAGGAACACAAGTTATTATTTGCACTAATCCACAAATTATCCACACCTCTGCTTTAAGGTAATACATAACAGCATAAGTAAGGCACGCTTTGGTTAAAATGCAACAGGGGTTTTCCTACCTTGTTCTAGTAGACCAAGCAGTGTGACAGCAGCTACAAAGACCACCTGATCAAGCATGGTTCAGCAAACAAGCACCCACCCAGTTAAAAATGACCTactccatcacctcctccaaCCTTATAAGCAAGAACGTCATTCTAGATTTGCCTCATCTTTGGGAAGGTCACAGGCGAACAGGTTCACGAGCACAGAAATGTGATTATTCATAACCACACCCGCCCACAGATACAGGAAGAGGCTCACTGCTAATGGAATGCTACTAAAGAGGTTTAAAACTTTTGCACAGAAACAAGAGGAGGCTTGAGGAAGGACAACTATAACTGATGATTTTTCCATGTAGCAAAATTTCATGTGTATAGCACCATGATGTATACATCAATATAGCTCCAACAATCAAGCACACAATGCTCATTGATGCAAGGCATTACATAACTAGCAGTCCATGcaaaaacactccacacacagactgtttctAGAGAACTATATTTACATAATACTCTTGTTTTGCAgagaacaataataaaaagtataaaatactTACAAAAATTCGCAACaatgtacatataaaaataacatctgTCTTCTCCAGAACATTAGGAAAAGCATACAAAAAAtagatataaataaacaagaagcCCTGTCAGATACTGATCTGAACTCACTCCTAAATACAGAGAAGCCACATTTCAGCTGAAACccaaacacgcatacacgctCACTTCTCAGGCTGGGTCTTTTGATCAACAAACACATGAAGGGAAGCTTGTGCTAGGGGAAATTGATAGAAAGCGGTAACAGTCTCTACTTCTTGAATACCCCCATTGGAGGGAGACCAGACTAGATTTCAGGGCAGAAGGtaatgtattaatttaacatAACAGAGACGTGCTGAGGGAGTTCACATGCGTTTTGACATTAGTGTTGTAGTGTAATGCGAAAAGCCTTCGGCCTCGCCTCCTCAGAGCGCTCACCCCTCCCGGTTTGCTCCACTCAGGGCTTTTGAGTGACGGTGATCCACAGAACAGTCTGGCCAGCGATGAACCATTAGAACCAGCGATGAATCGCAGACTTGGCTCTCCGAAAGCCAAGGCAAAGCACTTCATATAAGGGGAGGGGTAATCTTGCTTACCCCCCTCTCCTTTTCCACCATCATCGTTAAACCAGTCACAAACGTGTACAAGAATGATATCATATGCTCAAGGCCATGTGTACTGGACTAAGGCTTGTTGGACTATGTGTAAAGGTAGAGGAGACTCTCCTCAATTTAACAGTCTGACATCAAATATAGTCCAAGTTCATTTCCACCATGTCACCCGGAATATTCAGACCTCTTTCATGCTGGCCCTCCACAGAGTAGCATTCAAGGACACAAAAGCAATGAAGCACCCATTTGGGAAATGTAGGTAGTCTAGCTGAAGTTCAACAGCAAGAAGGCAAAAAAAGCAgtgtttgtgtcagtgtgtatgttgtgtgtcaCCCATCACATTTGGGTATGATTCAGTGGTTTTAGTACTGAGCCACAGGTTCAGTAGTAGAATGTTTCTCTACATCTCTACACATTTTTCATTCCAGCCCTTGGAATACCCAATACACACAGGCTTTTGGTCCTGTGCCCCACATTTTCTTGTATTAtatacatcatgtatacatacacaacacaaaaaacagcAGTTCTGACCAGTAATTTCATCCTGCACTCCGAAAATATCCAGTCAACTTTCATCGGCGGGGTCCCTGTCCCATGGCACAACTGTGATGGGCCAGCCTGAGTGCCAATCACTGATGACTGGCTAGCAACTCATCCAGGTCGTCCATCCATTCCTGCGTCGTCTGGTTCTTCAGCAGCGAGTCCACTAGGTCAGTCTCCCCAGGAAAGCCGGACATGCTGCCAGCCGGTTGGGTACTGTATCCAAATGGTAGTTGCTGGCTGGGTGGCCGGTTGACCTGGTAGGCCTGGTTGCACTGCATGCTTGCAGTACGGTTGGGGACCTGACCACCCTGTGGCTGCCCAAACGGCCCCAGGTCGGGCAGAACCTGCTGTGGCTGCGGCGGCGGCTGCCCTTGTGGGGCCTGCTGCTGGTTGGGCGGGGGAAGTTGCTGGCCCATGCCCGCGTTGCTGGTTCTTTGCTGGGCCATGCTGGACATCATCTGCCCAGGGTTCATGGACGGCATGGCGCGGGCGGCCGCTCCATTCCCCATGCCTGCCTGGGCGAACGGGCCGCTGCCGGGCAGCTTGGGCATCCGCGCTTGCATGTGGAAGCTGGAGCCAGGGAAGCCGTTGCTGGGGTTTGGCTGGCCACCCATGCCCTGCTGGAGCCCCGGGTGTggcggctgctgctgctgccaggATTGGGCCTGGGGTGGCATGGCTCCCTGGATACTTCCAGTCATGGAGCTGGGCATGGCAGCACTTATGTTAACCAGGGAATTGGGCATGCTGTTTGGCAGGCGTGccaactgctgctgctgtttgagCAGGGCAGCATTGGGTTGGCTCTTCAGGTGAGCCTGCTGTGCTAGCACATTCTGCCTGTAGGAAGCAGACATGGGCATCCTCTGCTGGTTGGGGTGGGACGGATGCATGGGCATGTTGCCGTAGAGGACCTGTTGCACATCTAGCCCGCCCGCGCAGGATGGCAGGCTCATGTCAGCTTGACTGGCAGCAGACTGGGCACCGGTGGCAGGCCCGCCGCCCTGGCTCAGGCCCATCATGCCTTGCGTTTGCGTGAACATGCGCTGAGCGGCAGGGGAAGGGCCACCAAGGGAGTTCACCCCGCCGATTGGCTGTGATGAACCTaccagacaaagagagaaaattagCCAATGAATTAGCAATCATGAAAAGGCATGAAGGCCAAATTTAGGATTATGATCcttatgaaacaaatataaaaataaggaCATAGCTTTTACCTGTTTaacagtttaaaataaactgctctaacatttttaaactcaTTGAACTACAAGAATAGTTTGCTTTAGCAACAAAGTAAAGCTATGTAagattttacataatttttaaaaaaataaaagccatgGTTTCAGTTTGAACCGTAAATAAGTCGGATAAGGTACGAACTCCCACTGTCAAAATTGTAACACCACTTAAGACTGAATGTGGTGTGAGGCAAGTGAAGACTTGGGAAAGTACTTGTGCAATTGGGGTGAAAATGCTTCCAATACTTGCAAGATTAGCCTCATAGCTGCAATGCAAAATGAAGGAACTAAACACTGCAGAACAAAAGTCTTGGCTGATCAAGTACATTCTGAGATTGCGATAAAGGGAAAACtctgcaaattgttttttttctgacccAGAAGTGTCCTGATTTGACAGTTTAAAACAAGCTTGGCTGGTAGGTTTTATGCCATTAGTTCTAgtttagctagccagctacaACAGATCAAAAGCATggcaatttgatttttttttttttgtgaagtcTACCTTCTCATAATTGCTTCACCTTCCACATAGTTACTGCTTGTGGAATAGCCTTTGCAAACTAGTTATCAAGTGAAACTTTCAACTCAATATTTATGAATTTGTTAAATTACTGAATTagaaaaaatttatttaaaatgtgcacaACCATTTTGGATCAAGGCGGAATGAGGAAAAGCTCAGGGGTTTATTATTTTGGCTTAGATGGATGGAACTTCAGTTTCATATTCTGCATAAAATAACTAGTGTTTCAATAACAATGATTCAAGTGGTATCTGCATTCAGATCTTTGGAAAGAGACTTGAGTAAATAGGGctggaaagagaagaaaggccCTGCTTTCTGACTGTAGCGCGACATAATGGAAAACAGAAGAGCAATTGTTTTTCAGGTGACTAGAAATGCATGACGTTATCAGACTGGCAATAAGAACAGTCTTATCGACTGCAGAgaggtttttacaatgttgtTGCAGTGCATAAAGCCATCGTTACAAAGTCAAGTGCACATTCAACATTTCAGTGATGCATAAGCATAGCCACTGGGCTACATAGCTGGCCAAATAAGATACCCTTTAGTTTTTGTTTACCTGACAAGTGGGTGAGCCACTCCACACGCTGTACACATGTATAACCTGTAGCATGAATGCCTGACTCCTATGATTGATGAACAAACAGTGTTCCATCTCTCCAGTACCAATGCAGAGGCAGATGCAGTGACTCTTTAGGCGGCTTGTGAACTGCCAACATCTTATtaagaaatgtaatgtttgcCTTTCATTTGTCACATACAGAAGTGAATATGGTTTCCTAACTGCATCTGTCATGCGTATAACGAAAAGGTGCAATGTTCTTGAAAAGCTTCTCTTGCAACTGcaaaaagtgtgaaaaaaaaaaaaaaagctgttggGGCGGTAAAAAAGTGTGAAACCCTTCTGCTTTAAGAAGCCCATCGGAGTGATTACCATCTCCTGCTGATTAATCCTGCTTACAGGCCTTTAGAAGTGCCTCAACAACTTTTGCAAATCATTCTCCATATGACtccataaattatgtaaaaacatttactatATCTTTTTATACTTTATCCATTCAGATATGGATTAAGTCTAGTACATGAACTTGTTGAAGAAAAAGAACTGGTTGCTGAAAAAGCCATCAGTCGTGCCTATTGGCCAACTGATTATTGTTACTGGCCCAGAACTTCCGTATATCATTGCATCACTCAAGATGCCAACTAAAGGCTCAATCCAAAACAAGTGAAGGGCAAATTAGCCACAATATGGCCGTTTTTGCTCTCTCTATAGACAATGCAACACGTCAAAAATACTTTTTCCCCAGCAACCTTGCCTGAAGTTTAATGACCACCCATTAAGATGCCAGCACTTTCCATTCGCAAACCTTGCTGTTTGTTTGCCATTCAAATGAATCAGTCAAAACGCACACTTTGCAAATCAGGTGGGTTGTTTACAGGGAACAAAGCCGTGTCTGGGTGGAATAAGGAATTTCACAGACAGGCCCTTTTAGAtcagaggcagggagggagagaaaggggaattTTGACTTTCAGGCAATTAATTGGAGGGGCCAAGCGTCCGGGGTGGAAGGACGGTAGTGTGCCTTTAAGGTTTCCATGGGTACCTGAGAACTGGGAGACCTGCGGCTGGGGCTGGAATGGGTTCTGCGGAGCAGATGGGTTCTGCTGGTCCTGGTACTGGGGCGGTGGGCGGGTCAGGTGCCTCTGcagctgctgctcctgctgctgtcgttgtttctcctgtgtgtgtgcgtgagaaaggaaagagagcaTGAAAGAGAGGCACACTTGTTTAGTTTTGAGTGTCACTAAACACTGGGAAACTACAAACCAACTCGATACTGGCACCCTTCATTACAGGCAGAGGATAACGCGACATTGGCACCCCCCAGAGGACTTGTAAACCGCTGCTGAAGATTTGCTCACTCATAGTACTAGTTGAATAACGTGCCTTTGCGTGCGTGTTTTATGAtgggaaaaaaagttaaatcagttttatttctcCTCCTCTAACTAATGCATCTTTAATGCACAAACTTGCAAACAATAATTCATACTTAACAGGTATCATGTTAAGCGTTCTAAACGCAAGAGCTTTTGCCCAGGGATTCCTGAGAATGCGTCAGTGCACAGAACTCAATTCATTCTGAATTTTGGCTTGAGACAAACAGGCACCCGAACGTGGCCTTTGCCCTCTGACCTGCTCAGCCATCATCTGCCTGTGTTGGTTCAGGATGAACTGTTTCTGCTGTGAACTCATCATCTGCatctgctgctgcttctgcaggCCACTCAGGTATGCCGCATTACTGTGGCTAGCCCCCATGCTGCCGCCGCCGGCTCCTGGCTGCGTTGCCATGGCATTGCCGTTGCCAGGGACGTGGGGGGCTGATGGGTAGGTCCCCGGCTCCTGCTGAAAGACATGGGAAATGTGGAATAAAAAGCCAGCCGAGACAAAATTTTACAATACGGCATGCCAGCAGCAGTTCTTGCGTCCTCAGTCATATGCTATAAATCAAATTGTCTTCAATCTGAGATTTTAAACCAAGTTCCTGCCTGGATTTCATCACCACTGACATTGAACAGCTGAGCTGATGTAGTCACACCTGGCACTAAGGTAAAGGCAGGGAGGAACACAAGCAGCATGTGAATATCAAGGGCTGGGGTTTGAATACCAACATTCTCTAACATGATCCAATTACTAGTGATTGCAAAACCCAGGACTGGTTTTCAGGCAATAGGTGAAAAGCTTCTGCAATAAAGTGCCAAAGTGCTATAACCAAGA
It encodes the following:
- the ltc4s gene encoding leukotriene C4 synthase, encoding MLDQVVFVAAVTLLGLLEQAYFSLQVIYARRKFSISPPATTGHPEFERIFRAQANCSEYFPLFIISLWLAALFFGQVLSAFLGLLYLFGRYRYFHGYAQSATGRLAPLYFTAKVQWVLIIVAAVGVLCYLSRLYLGLDPLTALSQLK